One window from the genome of Xenorhabdus bovienii SS-2004 encodes:
- a CDS encoding winged helix-turn-helix domain-containing protein: protein MKYVIKFTIIYSPADRKLSLLNDSNHEITLSNQAARLLLEMITNSNETLHREDLLKRVWEDYGFTRSNNSLNVAVSEIRKSFESLGRDPKIIITIPKVGFRFEGAVEPVIKQSENNTFPIDESEVQLKQSTDKTIFIRQKKQQIKKFVICMTFVFLCGYASYEAFIKFKHLNVRHEKTTFLYSVGKCDVYALGDLPIDVGENYIDIAKQDINKEIINCDLAKGNIYYKKTRSGSQDTQISFIGICGLDDNNKPKDCRSILNNLGVNL, encoded by the coding sequence TTGAAATACGTTATAAAGTTTACCATCATATACTCACCTGCAGACAGGAAACTGTCATTACTCAACGATAGCAATCATGAAATCACACTATCAAACCAAGCGGCGCGACTGCTGCTTGAGATGATCACTAACAGCAATGAGACTCTTCATAGAGAAGATTTATTGAAAAGGGTATGGGAGGATTATGGTTTTACACGTTCAAACAATAGCCTCAATGTCGCTGTAAGCGAGATTCGAAAATCATTTGAATCCTTGGGAAGGGATCCAAAGATTATCATCACCATTCCTAAAGTCGGTTTTCGTTTTGAGGGTGCTGTAGAGCCAGTCATTAAACAGAGTGAAAACAATACTTTTCCTATTGATGAAAGTGAGGTGCAATTAAAACAGTCCACTGATAAAACTATTTTCATAAGACAAAAAAAACAACAAATAAAAAAATTCGTTATATGCATGACCTTCGTTTTCCTCTGTGGCTACGCTTCTTATGAAGCTTTTATTAAATTCAAACACCTAAACGTACGCCATGAAAAAACAACATTTCTGTATAGCGTTGGAAAATGTGACGTTTATGCATTGGGAGATCTGCCAATAGATGTGGGTGAAAATTATATTGATATAGCCAAACAAGATATCAACAAAGAAATCATTAATTGTGACCTCGCGAAGGGGAATATTTACTACAAAAAAACACGTAGTGGCAGTCAGGACACACAAATTAGTTTTATCGGCATATGTGGCCTGGACGACAATAACAAACCTAAAGATTGTAGAAGCATATTAAACAACCTTGGTGTCAATTTATGA
- a CDS encoding antirestriction protein translates to MPNNELIMLDSLALSVVFPDKTPLERLFLGFLLANTASTLCGDYQPEQWTSRQVSESLTYMVPIRAETYSVYLPDTQLTVTLSADAFGLAVTAIVSARIAVLETPNEEVYRFCALQAYAQQHPESGLIASVMTLKPREDVISPSLIPDKNNHH, encoded by the coding sequence ATGCCAAATAATGAACTGATTATGCTGGACAGTCTTGCGCTGTCGGTCGTGTTTCCCGACAAAACCCCGCTGGAACGGTTGTTTCTGGGGTTCCTGCTGGCGAATACCGCATCAACGTTATGCGGCGATTATCAGCCTGAACAGTGGACAAGCCGACAGGTGTCTGAATCGCTGACTTATATGGTGCCGATACGGGCGGAAACGTATTCCGTTTACCTGCCGGATACGCAGCTGACGGTCACGCTTTCAGCCGATGCCTTCGGGCTGGCGGTCACGGCCATCGTATCAGCCCGTATCGCGGTGCTGGAGACCCCGAATGAGGAGGTGTACCGGTTCTGCGCATTGCAGGCGTATGCACAACAGCATCCGGAAAGCGGCCTGATAGCCTCGGTCATGACACTGAAACCCAGAGAGGATGTTATCAGTCCGTCACTTATCCCTGACAAAAATAATCATCACTGA
- a CDS encoding TA system toxin CbtA family protein, whose product MTTLRLTVWQVIAAALLKRHFGLNLTDTVLCETGTVAALIARGVRPSEAINELVDKYDLIRLNTQVIPRNTPYLDIHDELTVIFDSGLADRLFRQTGQ is encoded by the coding sequence ATGACCACGTTACGTTTAACCGTCTGGCAGGTGATTGCGGCTGCCTTGCTGAAACGGCATTTTGGCTTGAATCTGACTGACACGGTATTGTGTGAAACCGGTACGGTGGCAGCACTGATAGCCCGCGGTGTCCGGCCCTCAGAAGCCATTAACGAACTGGTGGATAAATACGACTTAATCCGGCTGAACACGCAGGTTATCCCGCGCAATACCCCTTATCTGGATATCCACGATGAGCTGACGGTTATTTTTGACAGTGGTCTGGCTGACAGGTTATTCAGGCAGACCGGACAGTAA
- a CDS encoding antirestriction protein: MQQNTPPAIVPASEHAPFAEIFPHTGSLELMLLEHTFIKAAAVLCDDDRCDQWQYRKVSDTIAYIVPVRPEPAVVRVEPTDFKGEVSAEAFGLMVTLSVLGYLTTLLKLDGYAERFCALREYALQHPQAQCIRAALGLKGEYNAK; encoded by the coding sequence ATGCAACAAAATACACCGCCGGCCATTGTGCCCGCCTCTGAACACGCCCCCTTTGCTGAAATTTTTCCGCACACCGGTTCGTTGGAGCTGATGCTGCTGGAGCACACATTCATTAAAGCCGCCGCCGTGCTGTGTGACGATGACCGCTGTGATCAGTGGCAGTACCGGAAAGTATCAGACACTATCGCTTATATCGTGCCGGTACGACCAGAACCCGCTGTGGTCAGGGTTGAGCCAACGGACTTTAAAGGTGAGGTCTCTGCCGAGGCTTTCGGGCTGATGGTGACCCTGAGCGTACTGGGGTATCTGACGACCTTGTTAAAATTGGACGGATATGCTGAACGGTTTTGTGCCCTGCGGGAATATGCGCTGCAACATCCCCAGGCTCAGTGCATTCGGGCGGCTTTGGGCTTAAAGGGAGAATATAATGCCAAATAA
- a CDS encoding DUF1281 domain-containing protein, translated as MAEWCTNQLEITGKSVCLDVMQQWVCGEEVPRYRQAVLQSLRLFLAGCAGILKPTKPQTYTPYPALVRGTAVPTAQHLAFEQWLLLLQNNVPLNNDNIKRIDNLYRQSGLSLMQWDKVPEAARDIIARLLTRQYIDWFGMVGWSDTPDIGACWDKLNVYPQAAQPCDMLMMMSTNLATEINGNSGLLKGIPTTAQFYEEQYGLEWPFGHHVRWERRNVSSLTVRFDSPWAPPSAELMGELSAMFDCEIRHWYSDASGSLKGYDCYDQGEHVDSGHGQSGRENRPALYLVTGEQTEAALALPAIAVGQ; from the coding sequence ATGGCAGAATGGTGCACCAATCAACTGGAAATCACCGGCAAATCCGTTTGTCTCGATGTAATGCAGCAGTGGGTCTGCGGGGAAGAAGTCCCCCGTTACCGTCAGGCGGTGTTACAAAGTCTTCGCCTGTTTCTGGCAGGCTGTGCGGGGATACTGAAACCGACTAAACCACAAACCTACACTCCGTACCCGGCGCTGGTGCGCGGCACGGCGGTGCCAACGGCGCAGCATCTGGCCTTTGAGCAGTGGTTGCTGTTGTTGCAGAATAATGTGCCGTTGAATAATGACAATATCAAACGCATTGATAACCTGTACCGACAGTCCGGTCTCAGCCTGATGCAGTGGGACAAGGTGCCGGAAGCGGCGCGTGATATTATCGCTCGTCTGCTGACCCGCCAGTATATCGACTGGTTTGGTATGGTGGGCTGGTCTGATACACCGGATATCGGGGCCTGCTGGGATAAGCTGAATGTGTACCCGCAGGCGGCACAGCCCTGCGATATGCTGATGATGATGTCAACGAATCTGGCCACCGAAATCAACGGCAACAGTGGCTTACTGAAAGGCATTCCCACCACAGCGCAGTTTTATGAGGAACAATACGGGCTGGAATGGCCGTTTGGTCACCATGTCCGCTGGGAGCGCCGGAATGTCAGCAGTTTAACCGTGCGTTTTGATTCTCCCTGGGCACCGCCTTCGGCGGAGCTGATGGGGGAACTGTCCGCGATGTTTGACTGTGAAATCCGTCATTGGTACAGCGATGCGTCAGGCAGCCTCAAAGGCTATGATTGCTATGACCAGGGCGAGCACGTGGACAGCGGTCACGGGCAGTCAGGACGGGAAAACCGGCCGGCACTCTATCTGGTCACTGGCGAGCAGACGGAAGCCGCATTGGCCCTGCCGGCCATCGCAGTCGGACAGTAA
- a CDS encoding neuraminidase-like domain-containing protein, whose translation MYSTAVLLNKISPTRDGLTMTLADLQHLSFSELRKTFDDQLSWGESHYLYREAVEQKKRHRLLEARIFTCANPQLSGAIRRGIEQDDASRSYDKMFGSRSSSFVNPGSVASMFSPAGYLTELYREAKDLHFTSSAYHLDNRRPDLADLTLSQNNMDSEISTLALSNELLLAHITRQTGGDSDALMEILSTYRKAVDTPYHQPYETVRQVIMAHDSTLSALSRNPEVMAQAEGASLLAIQANISPELYHVLTEEITEENADTLFAKNFSENITPENFASQAWIAKHYGLELSDVQKYLGILQNGYSDNTSVYVDNISTGLVADDEGKLDAYKITRIPGGDYAKHLNFWDLLYKGDSDFVIRANFKKSSGGLTIRKSGVGTTNDSKVIGTISAPTDANTVYQSEILSPLTVDDLKNGATIFAYNRGGNKNIEGTAVFTFESYPLSIFALKLNKAIRLCLASELSPNELQTIVLSDNAQGIINNSVLTKVFYTLFYSTRYALSADDAQVLNGSVINQYADDDSVSHFNRIFNTPPLKGKIFEADGNTVSIDPNEEPATFACSALIRGLGINSGELYQLGRLAGVLDTKNNITLSVSVISSLYRLKLLAHTHQLTVNELCMLYGFSPFRGKATASLSSGELAQLVIWLYQVTQWLTEAAITTEELWLLCTPEFSGNISPEINNLLNTLRPRISEDMAQGGDRELQAEILAPFIAATLHLASPDMARYILLWTDNLRPGGLNIAGFMTRVLKETLSPDETIQLVQFCHVMAQLSLSVQTLRLSEAELSVLVISGFTVLGVRSQPAGQHNIDTLFSLYRFHQWINALGNLSSDTLDMLRQQTLTADRLASVMGLDISMVTQAIACADVSSLQSWQNINAVLQWMDVASELHTMPSVIRRLVNIRYVTVPNKAESDLPSWDEWQTLAENMEAGLSTQQAQALADHTAERLSSVLCHWFLANIQPEGIFLQSRDDLYSYFLIDNQVSSAIKTTRLAEAIAGIQLYINRALNRIESNARADVSTRQFFTDWAMNNRYSTWGGVSRLVYYPENYIDPTQRIGQTRMMDELLENISQSKLSRDTVEEAFKTYLTRFETVADLKVVSAYHDNVNSDSGLIWFVGQTRENLPDYYWRNVDISRRQAGKLAANAWKEWTKIDTAVTPYKDVIRPVVFKERLHLIWVEKEEVAENGTDPVKTSDRFTLKLAFLRHDGSWSAPWSYDITTQVKAVTDDKPDAERLGLAASGFQGEDTLLVFVYKTGESYPDFGGSNKNVAGMVIYGDGSLKQMDSTALSRYSPLKNTFDTINTKDNNLVRKASYRFAQDFEVPTSLNMGSAQDDRHLVVIENAAIPEITSQSSSESFTITLQNATFTVRYDGSGNALRSKQIRAMKLGGLGGLPGDDFILANSARYAGGVRDLGGPIAIYNKTKNYIISVQDSYEPSLHLRYLRLSPINDSGPILISPAPSYPKDGTNVIAYLGGDRSSDFKKCYYAFDRGNKKIGPFQDWSSYYSYGGWLEVGSGANPAGTQITVVAGSKPYHFTAENHAVSLPPNSFEGMQYTFKPLVIDAAGLVYLNNAAPVDITFEVEGMGKISQTLTVRKLDYGQENILCLQETDTGVQYMQLGVYRIRLNTLLAPKLVSRANTGIDTILTMATQQLPEPQLGKGFYATFTLPPYNPATHGTSRAFKLNLKHVVDDNVHIIYSGLLQDTELAVRLFIPLDDTPLYEKFIAKVFLTTQKNPNDVPWAGPHFTDDSGKIGIHGSSNVSMFTGVQPHNGTTTEPLDFNSACALYYWELFYYTPMMCFQRLLQEKQFDDATKWMNYVYNPAGYIVHGEIAPWIWNCRPLEETTSWHANPLDAIDPDAVAQNDPTHYKVATFMRLLDQLITRGDMAYRELTRDALNEAKMWYVRTLELLGDEPEDYGSSQWAAPSLSMAASQTVQAAYQQDLTALDSGEVSMQPRTANSLVGLFLPEYNPALTDYWKTLRLRLFNLRNNLSIDGQPLSLAIYAEPTDPQALLTSMVQASQGGSVLPTGTLSLYRFPVMLERARNLGAQLTQFGASLLSMAEHDDADELTTLLLQQGMELSTQSIRIQQRTVDEVDADITVLAESRRSAQNRLEKYQQLYDEDINHGEQRAMSLFDAAAGQSLAGQVLTAAEGVADLVPNVFGFACGGSRWGSALRAAASVISLSATASQYSAEKISRSETYRRRRQEWEIQRDNADGEIRQMDAQLEALKIRREAAQMQVEYQETQQAQTQTQLELLQRKFTNKALYSWMRGKLSAIYYQFFDLTQSFCLMAQEALRRELSDNGVTFIRGGAWNGTTAGLMAGETLLLNLAEMEKAWLERDERALEVTRTVSLVQVYQALSSDSFSLTEKLTQFLSEGKGSAGTSGNELKLSSGQIAASVRLSDLNIFGDYPESLGRTRQLKQVSVTLPALVGPYEDIRAVLNYGGSVMMPRGCSAIALSHGMNDSGQFVLDFNDARYLPFEGIPVDDSGSLTLSFPDATDRQKEILQSLSDIILHIRYTIRS comes from the coding sequence ATGTACAGCACGGCTGTGTTACTAAACAAAATCAGTCCCACTCGCGACGGTCTGACGATGACTCTCGCAGACCTTCAGCACCTTTCCTTCAGTGAACTGAGAAAAACATTTGATGACCAACTCAGTTGGGGTGAAAGCCATTATCTCTATCGTGAAGCCGTTGAACAAAAAAAACGTCATCGTCTGCTGGAAGCCCGTATTTTCACCTGTGCCAATCCTCAATTATCCGGCGCCATACGCCGGGGCATTGAACAAGACGATGCTTCACGCAGTTATGATAAAATGTTTGGCTCCCGCTCTTCTTCCTTTGTCAATCCGGGCTCCGTGGCCTCCATGTTCTCGCCGGCCGGTTACCTCACGGAGTTGTACCGCGAGGCGAAGGATCTGCATTTCACAAGCTCTGCTTATCACCTTGATAATCGCCGCCCGGATCTGGCTGACCTGACGCTGAGTCAGAATAACATGGACTCGGAAATTTCCACCCTTGCACTGTCTAACGAACTGTTGCTGGCGCATATTACCCGCCAGACCGGAGGTGACTCAGACGCCTTGATGGAGATCCTGTCGACTTACCGCAAGGCCGTTGACACACCTTACCATCAGCCTTATGAGACTGTTCGTCAGGTCATTATGGCGCATGACAGTACCCTGTCAGCATTGTCCCGTAACCCGGAAGTCATGGCGCAGGCAGAAGGCGCTTCATTACTGGCGATTCAGGCCAATATCTCGCCGGAACTTTATCACGTATTGACCGAAGAGATTACGGAGGAGAACGCTGACACTTTATTTGCGAAAAACTTCAGTGAAAATATCACGCCTGAGAATTTTGCATCACAGGCATGGATAGCCAAGCATTATGGCCTTGAACTTTCTGACGTGCAAAAATACCTTGGGATTTTGCAAAACGGCTATTCTGACAACACCTCTGTTTATGTTGATAATATTTCAACGGGGCTGGTAGCAGACGATGAGGGTAAACTCGACGCTTACAAGATAACCCGAATTCCTGGCGGAGATTATGCAAAGCACTTGAACTTTTGGGATCTGCTCTATAAAGGTGATAGCGATTTCGTTATCAGGGCCAATTTCAAAAAAAGTAGTGGTGGTCTCACAATACGTAAAAGTGGAGTGGGAACGACCAATGATAGCAAAGTTATAGGTACTATCTCTGCACCAACCGATGCGAATACAGTTTATCAAAGTGAAATATTATCACCGCTTACCGTTGATGATTTAAAAAATGGGGCGACAATATTTGCTTATAATCGTGGTGGCAATAAAAATATTGAGGGAACTGCTGTCTTTACCTTCGAAAGTTACCCTCTGAGCATTTTTGCTCTCAAACTGAATAAAGCCATTCGCTTATGTCTGGCTAGTGAGTTATCGCCGAATGAATTACAAACTATCGTACTCAGTGATAATGCACAGGGCATCATCAACAACTCGGTTCTGACCAAAGTCTTCTACACGCTATTCTACAGTACCCGTTATGCCCTGAGCGCTGATGATGCGCAGGTACTGAACGGATCGGTCATCAATCAGTATGCTGACGACGATAGCGTCAGTCACTTTAACCGTATATTTAATACGCCACCGCTGAAAGGGAAAATCTTTGAAGCCGACGGCAATACTGTCAGCATTGATCCGAATGAGGAGCCAGCGACCTTTGCCTGTTCAGCCCTGATACGTGGGTTGGGAATTAACAGCGGTGAGCTGTATCAGCTAGGCAGATTGGCGGGGGTACTGGATACAAAAAATAACATCACGCTTTCTGTCTCCGTTATCTCTTCCCTTTATCGTCTGAAATTACTGGCTCATACCCATCAGCTCACGGTCAATGAACTGTGTATGCTTTATGGCTTTTCGCCGTTTAGGGGCAAAGCAACGGCTTCTCTGTCTTCCGGGGAACTGGCGCAGCTGGTTATCTGGCTGTATCAGGTGACGCAGTGGCTAACCGAAGCGGCAATAACCACTGAAGAACTTTGGTTATTATGTACACCCGAATTTAGCGGAAATATTTCACCGGAAATCAATAACCTGCTTAACACTCTCCGACCCCGTATTAGTGAAGACATGGCGCAGGGTGGCGACCGGGAGCTCCAGGCTGAAATTCTTGCGCCGTTTATTGCTGCAACACTGCATCTGGCGTCACCGGATATGGCGCGTTATATCCTGTTATGGACAGATAATTTGCGACCGGGCGGCCTGAATATCGCCGGATTTATGACGCGGGTGCTGAAAGAGACGCTGAGTCCTGATGAAACTATCCAACTGGTGCAGTTCTGCCATGTGATGGCTCAGTTGTCGCTTTCCGTGCAGACGTTGCGTCTCAGTGAAGCCGAGCTGTCCGTACTGGTCATTTCCGGTTTCACGGTACTGGGTGTGAGAAGTCAACCCGCCGGACAGCACAATATCGATACCCTGTTCTCACTCTACCGATTCCACCAGTGGATTAACGCACTGGGTAACCTCAGCTCTGACACGCTGGATATGCTGCGCCAGCAAACGCTGACGGCAGACAGACTGGCCTCGGTGATGGGTCTGGACATCAGTATGGTGACACAGGCCATAGCCTGTGCTGACGTGAGCAGTCTTCAAAGCTGGCAGAATATCAACGCCGTGCTGCAATGGATGGATGTGGCCTCAGAATTGCACACCATGCCATCGGTTATCCGTAGGCTGGTCAATATCCGCTACGTGACTGTGCCGAACAAAGCCGAGTCGGATCTGCCTTCCTGGGATGAATGGCAGACCCTGGCAGAAAATATGGAAGCCGGGCTCAGTACACAACAGGCTCAGGCACTGGCAGATCATACCGCAGAGCGCCTGAGTAGTGTGCTGTGCCATTGGTTTCTGGCCAATATCCAGCCTGAAGGGATATTCCTGCAAAGCCGGGATGACCTGTACAGCTACTTCCTGATTGATAATCAGGTCTCTTCTGCCATAAAAACTACCCGACTGGCGGAAGCGATTGCCGGTATTCAGCTCTACATCAACCGGGCGCTGAACCGGATAGAATCGAATGCCCGTGCCGATGTGTCAACCCGTCAGTTCTTTACCGACTGGGCGATGAATAACCGTTACAGCACCTGGGGTGGGGTGTCGCGGCTGGTTTATTATCCGGAAAACTACATTGACCCGACCCAGCGTATCGGGCAGACCCGAATGATGGATGAGCTGCTGGAAAATATCAGCCAGAGCAAGCTCAGCCGGGACACGGTGGAGGAGGCCTTTAAAACCTACCTGACCCGCTTTGAAACCGTGGCGGACCTGAAAGTGGTCAGCGCCTATCACGATAACGTCAACAGTGACTCCGGGCTGATCTGGTTTGTCGGGCAAACACGGGAAAACCTGCCGGATTACTACTGGCGTAACGTGGATATCTCACGCAGGCAGGCAGGTAAACTGGCTGCCAATGCCTGGAAAGAGTGGACGAAGATTGATACGGCGGTCACCCCATACAAAGATGTAATACGTCCGGTGGTGTTCAAAGAGCGTTTGCACCTTATCTGGGTGGAAAAAGAGGAAGTGGCAGAAAACGGCACTGACCCGGTGAAAACCTCTGACCGTTTTACCCTGAAACTGGCGTTTCTGCGCCATGATGGTAGTTGGAGTGCTCCCTGGTCTTACGATATTACGACGCAGGTGAAGGCGGTCACTGACGATAAGCCTGACGCTGAACGGTTGGGGCTGGCGGCATCAGGTTTTCAGGGCGAAGACACCCTGCTGGTGTTTGTGTACAAAACCGGGGAGAGTTACCCAGATTTTGGCGGTAGCAATAAAAATGTGGCAGGAATGGTCATTTACGGCGATGGCTCCCTGAAACAGATGGATAGTACGGCACTAAGCCGCTACAGCCCGCTGAAAAATACCTTTGATACCATTAACACGAAAGATAATAATTTGGTAAGAAAGGCCAGCTATCGTTTCGCTCAGGATTTTGAGGTACCCACCTCATTGAACATGGGATCAGCCCAAGACGACAGGCATCTGGTCGTGATAGAGAACGCGGCTATCCCGGAGATAACCAGCCAATCTTCCAGTGAAAGCTTTACTATTACGCTGCAGAATGCGACCTTCACCGTCCGGTATGACGGCAGTGGCAATGCACTCAGAAGCAAACAAATCCGCGCCATGAAACTCGGGGGACTCGGGGGTTTACCTGGTGATGACTTTATACTCGCCAATTCAGCCCGCTATGCTGGCGGCGTCAGAGACCTCGGCGGGCCAATCGCGATTTATAACAAAACGAAAAACTATATCATATCGGTACAAGACTCTTATGAGCCCTCCCTTCATCTCAGATATCTGCGATTGAGCCCCATTAATGATTCTGGCCCAATTCTAATCAGCCCCGCACCTTCTTATCCGAAAGATGGAACAAATGTAATTGCTTATCTTGGCGGCGACAGGTCAAGTGACTTTAAAAAGTGTTACTATGCTTTTGATCGTGGAAACAAAAAGATTGGGCCCTTCCAAGACTGGTCATCGTATTATTCATACGGCGGCTGGCTGGAGGTTGGCTCGGGGGCTAACCCTGCGGGGACCCAGATTACCGTCGTGGCCGGCAGCAAACCCTACCATTTTACCGCCGAGAATCATGCGGTTAGTTTGCCGCCAAACAGCTTTGAGGGCATGCAGTATACCTTCAAGCCCCTGGTCATCGATGCCGCTGGGCTGGTTTATCTCAATAACGCGGCGCCAGTGGATATCACCTTTGAAGTGGAAGGGATGGGGAAAATCAGCCAGACCCTGACCGTGAGAAAACTTGACTACGGTCAGGAGAATATCCTCTGTCTGCAAGAGACCGACACCGGTGTGCAGTATATGCAGCTCGGAGTTTATCGCATCCGCCTCAATACCCTGCTGGCACCTAAACTGGTGTCCAGAGCGAATACCGGCATTGATACCATCCTGACCATGGCGACGCAGCAGTTGCCGGAGCCGCAGTTAGGCAAAGGTTTCTACGCCACCTTCACCCTGCCACCTTATAATCCGGCAACGCATGGTACCAGTCGGGCGTTCAAGCTTAACCTTAAACATGTTGTTGATGATAACGTTCATATCATCTACTCAGGACTGCTGCAAGATACCGAGCTTGCAGTTCGGCTCTTTATTCCTCTGGATGATACACCGCTTTATGAGAAATTCATTGCCAAGGTGTTTTTAACCACCCAGAAGAACCCCAATGATGTTCCATGGGCAGGACCACACTTTACGGATGATAGCGGTAAAATAGGTATCCATGGCAGTTCGAATGTCAGTATGTTCACTGGTGTACAACCCCATAACGGCACAACTACCGAACCGCTGGACTTTAACAGTGCCTGCGCCCTCTATTACTGGGAACTGTTCTATTACACGCCGATGATGTGCTTCCAGCGCCTGCTGCAGGAAAAACAGTTCGACGACGCCACCAAATGGATGAACTACGTCTACAACCCGGCGGGCTATATCGTTCACGGGGAAATCGCGCCCTGGATCTGGAACTGCCGGCCGCTGGAAGAGACTACCTCCTGGCATGCCAATCCGCTGGATGCCATTGATCCGGATGCTGTCGCCCAAAATGACCCGACGCACTACAAAGTGGCCACCTTTATGCGCCTACTGGACCAGCTCATAACGCGCGGCGATATGGCTTATCGCGAACTGACCCGCGATGCACTGAATGAAGCCAAAATGTGGTATGTGCGCACTCTGGAATTGCTCGGTGACGAACCGGAAGATTACGGCAGCAGCCAGTGGGCGGCACCGTCCCTTTCCATGGCAGCCAGCCAGACTGTACAGGCAGCCTATCAGCAGGATCTTACAGCGCTGGACAGTGGAGAGGTTTCCATGCAGCCCCGCACCGCTAACTCGCTGGTCGGTTTGTTCCTGCCGGAGTATAACCCGGCGCTCACTGATTACTGGAAAACCCTGCGTCTGCGTCTGTTCAACCTGCGCAACAATCTATCCATTGACGGGCAGCCGTTATCGCTGGCGATTTACGCCGAACCCACCGATCCGCAAGCGCTGCTCACCAGCATGGTCCAGGCGTCTCAGGGCGGCAGTGTATTACCGACAGGCACCTTGTCGCTATATCGCTTCCCGGTGATGCTGGAGCGGGCCCGCAATCTGGGGGCGCAATTGACCCAGTTCGGGGCTTCCCTGCTCAGTATGGCAGAGCATGATGATGCCGATGAACTCACCACACTGTTACTTCAGCAGGGCATGGAACTGTCCACACAGAGCATCCGTATTCAGCAACGGACAGTCGATGAAGTGGATGCCGATATCACTGTATTGGCAGAGAGCCGGCGCAGTGCGCAGAACCGTCTGGAGAAATACCAGCAGCTGTATGACGAAGACATCAACCACGGAGAGCAGCGGGCCATGTCGCTGTTTGATGCGGCGGCAGGTCAATCCCTGGCCGGGCAGGTGCTCACAGCGGCAGAAGGGGTGGCTGACCTGGTGCCAAACGTGTTCGGCTTTGCCTGCGGGGGAAGTCGTTGGGGGTCAGCGCTGCGCGCCGCGGCGTCCGTAATATCTCTTTCTGCGACGGCTTCTCAGTATTCCGCGGAAAAAATCAGCCGTTCGGAGACCTATCGCCGCCGTCGTCAGGAGTGGGAAATTCAGCGTGATAACGCGGATGGTGAAATCAGGCAGATGGATGCCCAGCTTGAAGCCCTGAAAATCCGTCGCGAAGCGGCACAGATGCAGGTGGAATATCAGGAGACCCAGCAGGCACAGACCCAAACCCAACTGGAGCTGTTACAGCGTAAATTCACCAATAAAGCACTCTACAGCTGGATGCGCGGAAAACTGAGCGCCATCTACTACCAATTCTTTGACCTGACCCAGTCCTTCTGCCTGATGGCGCAGGAAGCGCTGCGCCGCGAACTGAGTGACAACGGCGTGACCTTTATCCGTGGCGGTGCCTGGAACGGTACTACTGCGGGTTTGATGGCGGGTGAAACGTTGCTGCTGAATCTGGCAGAAATGGAGAAAGCCTGGCTGGAGCGTGATGAGCGGGCATTAGAAGTCACCCGCACCGTGTCGCTGGTGCAGGTGTACCAGGCTCTGTCATCAGACAGCTTCAGCTTGACGGAGAAACTCACCCAGTTTCTTAGTGAAGGCAAAGGCAGCGCAGGCACTTCCGGGAATGAACTGAAACTCAGCAGCGGCCAGATTGCCGCCTCGGTACGGCTGTCCGACCTGAATATTTTTGGTGATTACCCCGAAAGCCTCGGTCGCACCCGTCAGTTGAAGCAGGTGAGTGTCACTTTGCCGGCGCTGGTCGGCCCGTATGAAGATATCCGGGCGGTACTGAACTATGGTGGCAGCGTGATGATGCCGCGCGGTTGCAGCGCCATTGCCCTCTCCCACGGGATGAATGACAGCGGGCAATTTGTGCTGGACTTTAACGATGCGCGCTACCTGCCGTTTGAAGGTATTCCTGTGGATGACAGCGGTAGTCTGACGCTGAGTTTCCCGGATGCGACCGACCGGCAGAAAGAGATATTGCAGAGCCTGAGCGACATTATTCTGCATATCCGTTACACCATCCGTTCTTAA